A single genomic interval of Cucumis sativus cultivar 9930 chromosome 7, Cucumber_9930_V3, whole genome shotgun sequence harbors:
- the LOC101222973 gene encoding guanine nucleotide-binding protein-like NSN1, which produces MVKRSKKSKSKRVSLKKKYKIIRKVKEHHKKKAKEAKKLSFKGKSKVEKDPGIPNDWPFKEQELKALEARRARALDEMEQKKAARKERAQKRKLGLLDADNMDSVDQSSGEIKGGNSSAGPARNHDNSDRVFFKELAKVIEASDVILEVLDARDPLGTRCMDMEKMVMKAGPNKHLVLLLNKIDLVPREAVEKWLNYLREELPAVAFKCSTQEQRSNLGWKSSKASKTKTSNLLQSSDCLGAETLIKLLKNYSRSYEIKKSITVGVIGLPNVGKSSLINSLKRSHVVNVGATPGLTRSMQEVHLDKNVKLLDCPGVVMLRSKENEPSIALRNCKRIEKLEDPVAPVKEILKLCPSKTLVTLYKLSSFDTVDDFLQKVAVIRGKLKKGGIVDIGAAARIVLHDWNEGKIPYYTMPPIRSQVEPSEARIVTELGKDFNIDEVYGGESSFIGSLKSVNDFNPVEVPPSCPLNFDENMQEPNNENVEPSIQDGKILENAMDNSEDESMEQDEKDNDDTSKVKGQDATSRQNEKLYSVEGILNTKMRKAEKKRRKKANNSISSVSTDAMEDDDYDFKVDFKKK; this is translated from the exons ATGGTGAAGAGGAGCAAAA AGAGTAAAAGCAAGAGGGTTAGTTTAAAGAAGAAGTACAAGATCATTAGAAAGGTGAAGGAGCATCACAAGAAGAAGGCAAAAGAAGCCAAGAAGCTAAGCTTCAAGGGGAAGAGCAAAGTTGAGAAGGACCCGGGTATTCCCAATGATTGGCCCTTCAAGGAACAGGAGCTCAAGGCTCTTGAAGCTCGTCGGGCCCGTGCTCTTGATGAGATGGAACAGAAGAAAGCAGCTCGGAAGGAGAGg GCTCAAAAGAGGAAGTTGGGGTTGCTAGATGCTGATAATATGGATTCTGTAGATCAAAGTTCAGGAGAGATCAAGGGTGGAAATAGCTCTGCAGGGCCTGCCCGGAATCATG ATAACTCTGACAGGGTTTTCTTCAAGGAATTGGCCAAAGTCATTGAGGCATCAGATGTTATTTTAGAAGTTCTGGATGCACGGGATCCCCTTGGCACCCGTTGTATGGATATGGAGAAGATGGTGATGAAAGCGGGTCCTAATAAACATCTTGTTCTACTTCTGAATAAAATTG ATCTTGTCCCTCGAGAGGCCGTTGAGAAGTGGCTTAATTATCTGAGAGAAGAATTGCCTGCTGTTGCCTTCAAGTGTAGCACGCAAGAACAAAGGTCCAACTTAGGTTGGAAATCTTCAAAGGCGTCTAAAACGAAAACAAGCAATTTATTGCAGAGTAGCGACTGCCTTGGAGCTGAAACTCTAATTAAACTGTTGAAGAATTACTCAAGAAGTTATGAG attaaaaaatcaataaccGTGGGTGTTATTGGCCTGCCTAATGTTGGCAAAAGCAGTCTTATTAACAGTTTGAAGCGATCCCACGTTGTCAATGTTGGTGCTACACCAGGATTAACGAGATCGATGCAAGAGGTCCATTTAGACAAGAATGTCAAGTTGTTGGATTGCCCTGGTGTTGTGATGCTAAGATCTAAAGAAAACGAGCCATCTATAGCTTTGCGAAATTgcaaaagaattgaaaaattggaAGATCCTGTTGCTCCTg TTAAGGAGATCTTGAAGCTCTGTCCTTCCAAAACCTTAGTAACTCTCTATAAGCTTTCAAGCTTTGATACGGTCGACGATTTTCTGCAAAAGGTAGCTGTTATTCGGGGAAAACTTAAGAAAGGGGGAATTGTGGATATTGGAGCTGCTGCTAGAATTGTTCTACATGATTGGAACGAAGGTAAAATTCCATACTACACAATGCCACCCATTAGAAGTCAGGTAGAGCCTTCAGAGGCAAGGATTGTCACCGAGCTTGGGAAAGATTTCAACATTGACGAAGTTTATGGTGGTGAATCTTCATTCATTGGAAGCCTCAAGTCCGTTAATGATTTCAATCCAGTTGAAGTTCCCCCTAGCTGTCCACTGAATTTTGATGAGAACATGCAAGAGCCAAAT AATGAGAATGTTGAGCCGTCTATACAAGATGGCAAAATCCTGGAAAATGCAATGGATAATAGCGAGGACGAATCGATGGAGCAAGATGAGAAAGACAACGACGACACGAGCAAAGTAAAGGGACAAGATGCAACTAGCAGGCAAAACGAAAAGCTGTATTCAGTAGAAggtattttaaatacaaaaatgaggAAAGcagagaagaaaaggagaaagaaggCAAACAATAGTATATCATCAGTGTCTACAGATGCTATGGAAGATGATGATTACGATTTTAAAGTggacttcaaaaaaaaatga